In the Agrococcus sp. Marseille-Q4369 genome, one interval contains:
- a CDS encoding ArsA family ATPase, which produces MLLTVARSRRILFVGGKGGVGKTSVAAALALARAREGARVLLVSTDPAHNLGHVWGEAVADAPTRVLTLGGGVVDAVEIDPLETIERHFASVADTMRHLLPERLHASASAHLERARTAPGSHESAVLERIAELVAGGLETHDLIVFDTAPSGHTLRLLALPEQLTGWTETLLANRDRSDRFAAAARSVVGTRDERPSADAQLRRTLIARRDRFALLRTTITDAAQTSFVVVAIAERLPVAESIDVVRQLRQLGVDPAAIVVNRRSPADAGPLLAERRAQEEQHLAALRDGAAGIPIAQVPLLPGDLAGAEALGALADRLTAAT; this is translated from the coding sequence ATGCTGCTGACGGTCGCGCGCTCGCGCCGCATCCTGTTCGTCGGCGGCAAGGGCGGAGTCGGGAAGACCTCGGTCGCCGCCGCGCTCGCGCTCGCTCGCGCGCGCGAGGGCGCTCGCGTGCTGCTCGTCTCGACCGATCCCGCCCACAACCTCGGCCACGTGTGGGGCGAGGCGGTGGCGGATGCGCCGACCCGGGTGCTCACGCTCGGCGGCGGCGTCGTCGACGCGGTCGAGATCGACCCGCTCGAGACGATCGAGCGGCACTTCGCCTCCGTCGCCGACACGATGCGGCACCTGCTGCCCGAGCGCCTGCACGCCTCGGCGAGCGCGCACCTCGAGCGGGCGCGGACTGCTCCGGGCAGCCACGAGTCCGCGGTGCTCGAGCGCATCGCCGAGCTCGTCGCGGGGGGCCTCGAGACGCACGACCTCATCGTCTTCGACACCGCGCCCTCGGGGCACACGCTGCGGCTCCTCGCCCTGCCCGAGCAGCTGACGGGCTGGACCGAGACGCTGCTGGCCAACCGCGACCGCTCCGACCGCTTCGCCGCCGCTGCGCGCAGCGTCGTCGGCACGCGCGACGAGCGGCCCTCCGCCGATGCGCAGCTCCGCCGCACGCTCATCGCGCGCCGCGACCGCTTCGCCCTGCTGCGCACGACCATCACCGACGCGGCGCAGACCTCGTTCGTCGTCGTCGCCATCGCCGAGCGGCTGCCGGTCGCCGAGTCGATCGACGTCGTGCGCCAGCTGCGGCAGCTCGGCGTCGACCCGGCCGCGATCGTCGTGAACCGCCGCTCCCCTGCCGATGCGGGCCCGCTGCTGGCCGAGCGGCGCGCTCAGGAGGAGCAGCACCTCGCCGCCCTGCGCGACGGGGCGGCCGGCATCCCGATCGCACAGGTGCCGCTGCTGCCGGGCGACCTCGCGGGCGCCGAAGCGCTCGGAGCGCTCGCGGACCGCCTAACCGCCGCGACCTGA